In a single window of the Prionailurus viverrinus isolate Anna chromosome D3, UM_Priviv_1.0, whole genome shotgun sequence genome:
- the KCTD10 gene encoding BTB/POZ domain-containing adapter for CUL3-mediated RhoA degradation protein 3 isoform X1 translates to MEEMSGESVVSSAVPAAATRTTSFKGTSPSSKYVKLNVGGALYYTTMQTLTKQDTMLKAMFSGRMEVLTDSEGWILIDRCGKHFGTILNYLRDGAVPLPESRREIEELLAEAKYYLVQGLVEECQAALQQNKDTYEPFCKVPVITSSKEEQKLIATSNKPAVKLLYNRSNNKYSYTSNSDDNMLKNIELFDKLSLRFNGRVLFIKDVIGDEICCWSFYGQGRKIAEVCCTSIVYATEKKQTKVEFPEARIYEETLNILLYEAQDGRGPDNALLEATGGAAGRSHHLDEDEERERERIERVRRIHIKRPDDRAHLHQ, encoded by the exons GAAGAGATGTCAGGAGAAAGTGTGGTGAGCTCAGCGGTGCCAGCGGCTGCTACCCGCACCACTTCCTTCAAGGGCACGAGCCCCAGCTCCAAGTACGTAAAGCTGAACGTGGGCGGAGCCCTCTATTACACCACCATGCAGACACTGACCAAGCAGGACACCATGCTGAAAGCCATGTTCAGCGGGCGCATGGAAGTACTCACTGACAGCGAAG GCTGGATCCTCATCGACCGGTGTGGGAAACACTTTGGTACGATACTCAACTACCTTCGTGACGGGGCGGTCCCCTTGCCCGAGAGCCGCCGGGAGATCGAGGAGCTGCTGGCAGAAGCCAAGTACTACCTGGTCCAGGGCCTGGTGGAAGAATGCCAGGCAGCCTTACAA CAGAACAAAGATACTTATGAGCCTTTCTGCAAAGTTCCTGTCATCACTTCGTCCAAGGAAGAGCAGAAACTTATAGCAACGTCAAATAAG CCAGCCGTGAAGCTGCTCTACAACAGAAGTAACAACAAATACTCGTATACCAG CAATTCTGATGACAATATGTTGAAAAACATTGAGCTCTTTGATAAGCTCTCTCTGCGCTTTAATGGAAGGGTCCTATTCATAAAGGACGTCATCGGGGATGAAATCTGCTGCTGGTCCTTTTACGGGCAGGGCCGCAAGATCGCTGAGGTTTGCTGTACTTCCATTGTCTATGCCACGGAGAAGAAACAGACCAAG GTGGAGTTCCCAGAGGCCCGGATTTATGAGGAGACCCTCAATATTTTGTTGTACGAGGCCCAGGACGGCCGAGGACCTGACAACGCGCTCCTGGAGGCCACGGGCGGGGCGGCCGGACGTTCCCACCACCTGGATGAGGACgaggagcgggagcgggagcggaTCGAGCGCGTGCGGCGGATCCACATCAAGCGCCCCGACGACCGGGCGCACCTCCACcagtga
- the KCTD10 gene encoding BTB/POZ domain-containing adapter for CUL3-mediated RhoA degradation protein 3 isoform X2, with the protein MEEMSGESVVSSAVPAAATRTTSFKGTSPSSKYVKLNVGGALYYTTMQTLTKQDTMLKAMFSGRMEVLTDSEGWILIDRCGKHFGTILNYLRDGAVPLPESRREIEELLAEAKYYLVQGLVEECQAALQNKDTYEPFCKVPVITSSKEEQKLIATSNKPAVKLLYNRSNNKYSYTSNSDDNMLKNIELFDKLSLRFNGRVLFIKDVIGDEICCWSFYGQGRKIAEVCCTSIVYATEKKQTKVEFPEARIYEETLNILLYEAQDGRGPDNALLEATGGAAGRSHHLDEDEERERERIERVRRIHIKRPDDRAHLHQ; encoded by the exons GAAGAGATGTCAGGAGAAAGTGTGGTGAGCTCAGCGGTGCCAGCGGCTGCTACCCGCACCACTTCCTTCAAGGGCACGAGCCCCAGCTCCAAGTACGTAAAGCTGAACGTGGGCGGAGCCCTCTATTACACCACCATGCAGACACTGACCAAGCAGGACACCATGCTGAAAGCCATGTTCAGCGGGCGCATGGAAGTACTCACTGACAGCGAAG GCTGGATCCTCATCGACCGGTGTGGGAAACACTTTGGTACGATACTCAACTACCTTCGTGACGGGGCGGTCCCCTTGCCCGAGAGCCGCCGGGAGATCGAGGAGCTGCTGGCAGAAGCCAAGTACTACCTGGTCCAGGGCCTGGTGGAAGAATGCCAGGCAGCCTTACAA AACAAAGATACTTATGAGCCTTTCTGCAAAGTTCCTGTCATCACTTCGTCCAAGGAAGAGCAGAAACTTATAGCAACGTCAAATAAG CCAGCCGTGAAGCTGCTCTACAACAGAAGTAACAACAAATACTCGTATACCAG CAATTCTGATGACAATATGTTGAAAAACATTGAGCTCTTTGATAAGCTCTCTCTGCGCTTTAATGGAAGGGTCCTATTCATAAAGGACGTCATCGGGGATGAAATCTGCTGCTGGTCCTTTTACGGGCAGGGCCGCAAGATCGCTGAGGTTTGCTGTACTTCCATTGTCTATGCCACGGAGAAGAAACAGACCAAG GTGGAGTTCCCAGAGGCCCGGATTTATGAGGAGACCCTCAATATTTTGTTGTACGAGGCCCAGGACGGCCGAGGACCTGACAACGCGCTCCTGGAGGCCACGGGCGGGGCGGCCGGACGTTCCCACCACCTGGATGAGGACgaggagcgggagcgggagcggaTCGAGCGCGTGCGGCGGATCCACATCAAGCGCCCCGACGACCGGGCGCACCTCCACcagtga